One part of the Arcanobacterium phocisimile genome encodes these proteins:
- a CDS encoding MFS transporter: protein MSSQTLRRVRRVMVVGLILTVLGNRLIEGGWNALTAAGQVSVGTFVLISSAEQLCVFAFPLYAHILKKYSPDTTLITVDFIEALLSVVAVVALMFTGIPQMWLLIGYIAIDLFLAPVSDIAEEFYGAAFAQHSEEHALSFNAALYAWLGFIGLVVASPAGAWMSVLSVQVLFVANAVLSLAGAGFRMWARHTYAMPALIDADDDEFSVTGARLPMRQFFFDLFRSGPASPLLSFVLQVIGALTGSLVFLWAANLSGRPAQIAMGWVLIAFGSAATVGPLVGRRISKAIPTKRALQATAGLSALNIVITVVLIASNNATFYTALGFIFFNVLFNKARVIILETHRQVFFRGTQFARIMSWSYSFGAIGTICGLQLGYLLNTPNSPLSALLIAATLWVVVAGVVSSRTSQPAKQSA from the coding sequence ATGTCTTCCCAGACGTTGCGCCGCGTGCGCAGGGTGATGGTTGTTGGCCTGATCCTCACAGTTTTAGGTAATCGCCTGATTGAAGGTGGTTGGAACGCGCTTACTGCTGCTGGCCAGGTCAGTGTGGGCACATTCGTGCTGATTTCTTCCGCCGAACAGCTCTGTGTTTTCGCTTTTCCACTCTATGCGCATATCCTCAAGAAATATTCTCCGGATACGACGCTGATTACCGTTGACTTCATTGAAGCTCTACTGTCGGTTGTCGCCGTCGTCGCACTGATGTTTACCGGCATACCGCAGATGTGGCTGTTGATCGGATATATTGCGATCGATCTATTCCTCGCACCGGTATCTGATATCGCCGAAGAGTTTTACGGCGCGGCGTTCGCTCAACATTCCGAAGAACACGCACTGTCGTTTAACGCCGCACTGTATGCTTGGCTCGGCTTTATCGGCCTGGTTGTTGCCAGCCCGGCCGGTGCATGGATGTCTGTTCTTTCCGTGCAGGTTCTGTTCGTTGCCAACGCGGTGTTGTCGCTTGCCGGCGCGGGTTTCCGAATGTGGGCCCGGCACACGTACGCGATGCCCGCGTTAATTGATGCCGACGACGACGAATTCTCCGTAACCGGTGCACGCCTACCGATGCGTCAGTTCTTCTTTGATCTTTTCCGCTCCGGCCCAGCTTCGCCACTACTTTCCTTCGTCTTACAAGTCATCGGAGCATTGACCGGCTCACTCGTATTCTTGTGGGCAGCGAACTTGAGCGGGCGCCCGGCACAGATAGCCATGGGGTGGGTGCTGATTGCCTTCGGTAGTGCAGCAACCGTTGGCCCACTCGTTGGGCGGCGCATCTCCAAAGCCATCCCAACTAAACGCGCCTTGCAAGCAACCGCCGGACTTTCGGCTCTCAATATTGTGATCACCGTCGTCCTCATTGCCAGCAATAACGCCACATTCTATACCGCGCTCGGTTTCATTTTCTTCAACGTTCTATTCAACAAAGCCCGGGTGATTATCTTGGAAACTCACCGCCAAGTGTTCTTCCGCGGAACTCAGTTCGCTCGGATTATGAGTTGGTCCTATAGTTTTGGCGCGATCGGAACAATTTGCGGATTGCAGTTAGGCTACCTGCTCAACACGCCAAATTCGCCGTTGAGTGCCTTACTCATTGCGGCTACTTTATGGGTTGTTGTTGCTGGCGTAGTCAGCTCTCGCACCTCGCAACCGGCAAAGCAGTCTGCCTAA
- a CDS encoding GntR family transcriptional regulator, which produces MLHPYAPRIELNRTSDIPLHVQISQPIERAIIAGELSAGTAIENEISMAHRLKVSRPTARRAMQTLVEQGLLIRRRGKGTIVAPKPRHRLLKLTSLNEELRVRGQHPSTEILAYNMVPATVKMAQQLDCPLGTPVLELERLRYRDGEPIALLYNWMRADLAPSFADLEQHGLYELIRQSGMIIASTTQSVGAERPTRRQAKLLTIPLRQPVLTINRTAFNETGDIIEWGIHTYRGDLYRYESTVFSHGEHA; this is translated from the coding sequence ATGCTCCACCCATACGCACCTCGGATCGAACTCAATCGGACCTCAGATATTCCACTCCATGTGCAAATATCGCAGCCGATCGAGCGTGCCATTATTGCCGGCGAATTGTCTGCCGGCACGGCAATCGAGAACGAGATTTCGATGGCACATCGGCTCAAGGTCTCCCGGCCAACCGCCCGGCGTGCCATGCAAACGTTGGTGGAGCAAGGACTGCTGATCCGGCGGCGAGGCAAGGGCACTATTGTGGCGCCCAAGCCGCGCCATCGACTGTTGAAACTCACGTCGCTGAACGAAGAGTTGCGGGTTCGAGGGCAGCATCCGAGCACCGAGATTTTGGCCTACAATATGGTTCCGGCAACTGTGAAAATGGCGCAGCAACTCGATTGTCCACTCGGCACACCGGTGTTGGAACTCGAACGGCTGCGCTATCGCGACGGGGAACCTATTGCCTTGCTCTATAACTGGATGCGTGCCGATCTCGCGCCAAGTTTTGCTGATCTTGAACAGCACGGATTGTATGAGTTGATTCGTCAATCTGGAATGATTATTGCGTCGACAACACAGTCGGTTGGGGCTGAGCGTCCCACTCGACGCCAGGCTAAACTCCTCACTATTCCGTTACGTCAGCCAGTTCTCACTATCAACCGTACAGCTTTCAATGAAACAGGCGATATTATCGAGTGGGGCATTCACACGTATCGCGGCGATCTCTACCGTTATGAATCGACGGTGTTCTCCCACGGGGAGCACGCCTAA
- the pgm gene encoding phosphoglucomutase (alpha-D-glucose-1,6-bisphosphate-dependent): MNERAGTLAQQSDLIDVDALISAYYDIEPDPANPAQQVVFGTSGHRGSAFDGAFNEAHIVATTQAIVEYRRAHGIDGPLYIGRDTHALSEPAERTALEVLAANDVEVRIDARHSWTPTPAVSLAILTANGADTFDGVRTSGPGLADGIVVTPSHNPPRDGGFKYNPPHGGPAGSDATSAIAQRANEILREGWRNVPRVPYDVAIKADTTRGHDYLSAYVDDLQTIIDLEAIRDAGVRIGADPMGGASAEYWGAIAERYGLDLTVVNPVVDPAWPFMTLDWDGKIRMDCSSPYAMASLLERMKPDASGHSPFDIATGNDADSDRHGIVTPDAGLMNPNHYLAVAIQYLFTHRPQWPAGAGVGKTLVSSSLIDRVVGDIGRKLVEVPVGFKWFVPGLISGKIGFGGEESAGASFLRKNGTVWTTDKDGLIMDLLAAEITAVTGKSPSQLHRELVAEFGGSSYARIDAAATKAEKAKLAALAPSDVTATELAGETITAHLVEAPGNGAKIGGLKVTTENAWFAARPSGTEDVYKIYAESFHGDEHLARVQDEAKAVVAAALES; encoded by the coding sequence ATGAATGAACGCGCAGGAACCCTGGCTCAGCAATCTGACCTTATCGACGTCGATGCTCTCATCAGCGCCTACTATGACATTGAACCCGATCCAGCAAACCCAGCCCAGCAGGTTGTATTTGGCACCTCTGGTCACCGTGGTTCGGCTTTCGACGGTGCTTTTAACGAGGCACACATCGTGGCAACCACCCAAGCTATTGTGGAATATCGCCGGGCACACGGTATTGATGGTCCGCTGTATATCGGCCGCGATACTCACGCACTCTCGGAACCAGCAGAGCGTACTGCATTGGAAGTTTTAGCGGCGAACGACGTCGAAGTTCGGATTGACGCTCGTCATTCTTGGACTCCTACCCCAGCGGTTTCTCTCGCAATTTTGACGGCGAATGGGGCTGACACGTTCGACGGCGTCCGCACCTCCGGTCCGGGCTTGGCTGACGGCATCGTCGTCACCCCTTCGCATAATCCGCCGCGCGACGGCGGTTTCAAGTACAATCCACCGCACGGCGGCCCGGCAGGGTCGGATGCTACCTCGGCAATTGCGCAGCGTGCGAACGAGATTTTGCGTGAAGGCTGGCGCAATGTGCCACGTGTTCCGTACGATGTCGCTATCAAAGCGGATACCACGCGTGGGCATGATTACCTGTCTGCTTACGTTGACGATCTGCAAACAATTATCGATCTTGAAGCGATCCGGGATGCCGGCGTGCGCATCGGCGCCGACCCGATGGGTGGCGCGTCAGCCGAATATTGGGGTGCAATCGCCGAACGTTACGGTCTCGATTTAACGGTTGTTAATCCGGTTGTTGATCCAGCGTGGCCGTTTATGACGTTGGACTGGGACGGCAAGATCCGCATGGATTGCTCCTCCCCGTATGCCATGGCTTCGCTGCTTGAACGCATGAAGCCGGACGCTTCTGGTCATTCACCGTTCGATATTGCAACCGGTAATGACGCCGATTCAGACCGGCACGGAATCGTTACTCCCGATGCTGGCTTAATGAATCCGAACCACTATTTGGCGGTGGCGATCCAGTACTTGTTTACGCATCGCCCGCAGTGGCCGGCTGGTGCTGGCGTTGGTAAGACGCTGGTGTCGTCGTCGTTAATCGATCGCGTAGTTGGCGATATCGGACGAAAGCTCGTTGAAGTTCCGGTCGGATTCAAGTGGTTTGTGCCCGGGTTGATCTCTGGGAAGATCGGGTTTGGCGGTGAAGAATCTGCCGGCGCATCGTTCTTGCGGAAGAACGGTACCGTGTGGACCACCGATAAAGATGGTCTGATTATGGATCTGTTGGCGGCCGAGATCACTGCGGTGACGGGTAAAAGCCCGTCTCAGTTGCATCGTGAACTGGTGGCCGAGTTTGGCGGTTCGTCCTATGCACGTATCGATGCGGCAGCAACGAAGGCAGAAAAAGCTAAGTTGGCTGCGTTGGCACCAAGCGATGTGACTGCCACTGAGCTAGCTGGCGAAACCATCACGGCGCATTTGGTTGAGGCACCTGGAAATGGAGCAAAGATTGGCGGACTGAAAGTCACCACGGAAAACGCGTGGTTTGCGGCTCGCCCATCGGGTACTGAGGATGTCTACAAGATCTACGCCGAATCATTCCACGGTGACGAACACTTGGCCCGCGTTCAAGACGAAGCCAAGGCTGTTGTCGCCGCTGCGCTAGAATCCTAA
- a CDS encoding DUF6923 family protein, translating into MKQVRKRNIITSLFTVTGVLLSSLNLLPSTNNGYLLMGSTKAEAATFTKGFDPQEKKSEVLSTKSDTVKVVNANDWWKNGKCNAGIVDISFYAPANINISEIIITRPGLPHLTIEVPPVDNWKGRANTIKVADYKRMFSSSYEPTWDDIKKTTHYTVTDNADPSKKTVQYAIHQDLTIEKGQYVTIENALSYCSAYPPGTTQPLSIKLVGKVQAGGFCEDRARYSQPAIFAGGSGERKLSRPSIGSLKEIAAKYTTKTRVPLLYYSPIDATDERYLGFVANENYPQNRILARLESYKDSHGDPVDASKVVSKEGPRTLSAEEKRNGVSTYVTAAIPDAQSRDRSQLFRQIPGQSSFNTIGKETGWVVNALAYNPEDNWLYGISQGRVGNHSSPYSEPAGYQGKFYTITKDDPCFPAGHLLQIHPVTGEVKNLGRVTAPGTNNYAFQGKENTTTPNDLWGGINVGTFTKNGQYVVSNASTSGTGALYSVNINNVTAQPINNAQKWINTSKRLTSDWWPDSFLRGPDYGRNKDRSGRAWSEDYTPLYVPEQANNGFTKKQHIAGDYIWGIQNGWNSDVAKDVKKVFIERINTLDGTVHRWDISGLRTRAGQSIPSGHQWGKAWAAGNSILGFGTASSGATADQIQIQITNPESNNPAFSLVSRDSLAPKSYNSNGTSSISVDENVVDLEIRKTRKDISETEVIWDIEVKNVSKDTTSSGFIAYDTIPKDFVVTELQSNNSSTPIPAGTTNKSFSVGNWSAYVGTPIANGNTVVEAIHGQLEPGNSAILTIKATRKNNSLPTDCVENVAGVIGFDRDPNTKHVTVDNSGLDEFGNKTNGEYGDVDRYRKDKDGKLREYGDITSDNYCKASITVEKRIVEPGQEKTEHDQRTFPADANTAGWEFTTNSGEQKVLLDGLEGKTFTDANLQERTPQSQSVLKTSNGTESDKKGTAKWLVKSSADVKDVSLTESQQEGFSLVKQTDIKNAKCTYTTGIGTTPKNLEFTNVESPSNPGVKFNIPFNKRKGADITCVFDNAKLENKGKVTVKKAEYDPKMDKPTVLENLGGAEFSVYAANTDKSSPDYTKVLHSIKYEENQEDHGLSFEVKPGQTYFLVETKAPTGLSLLPQPLKLETYLDNDAVKVRTDNTLSGTVQGQDNSITITVNDVKTGNLPRSGGPGISLFGILALGLFGVTTTLIRRQHNV; encoded by the coding sequence ATGAAACAAGTCCGCAAAAGAAATATAATAACTTCGCTTTTCACCGTCACAGGTGTTCTACTTTCAAGCCTTAACCTGTTGCCTTCCACCAATAATGGTTATCTCCTTATGGGATCAACTAAAGCTGAAGCTGCTACCTTTACTAAAGGTTTCGATCCACAAGAAAAGAAATCTGAGGTGCTCTCCACAAAGTCAGACACGGTGAAGGTAGTCAATGCCAATGACTGGTGGAAGAACGGTAAGTGTAACGCAGGAATTGTTGATATTTCTTTTTATGCACCCGCGAATATCAATATTTCTGAAATCATTATTACGCGACCTGGTTTACCCCATCTAACTATAGAAGTTCCCCCCGTTGACAATTGGAAAGGGAGAGCAAATACCATAAAGGTGGCTGACTATAAGCGCATGTTTTCCTCAAGCTATGAGCCGACGTGGGACGACATAAAGAAAACTACGCATTACACTGTCACCGACAATGCAGACCCTAGTAAGAAAACAGTACAATACGCTATTCATCAGGATCTAACTATTGAAAAAGGTCAATATGTAACTATTGAAAACGCCCTTTCGTACTGCTCAGCTTATCCTCCTGGGACTACACAACCTTTAAGCATAAAACTCGTTGGAAAAGTGCAGGCTGGTGGTTTCTGTGAAGATCGTGCCCGATACTCACAACCGGCAATCTTTGCAGGCGGATCCGGCGAGCGGAAATTAAGCAGACCTTCTATCGGATCACTAAAAGAAATTGCAGCAAAATATACTACTAAAACTCGAGTTCCGTTACTCTATTATTCCCCAATAGACGCTACCGATGAACGCTACCTTGGCTTTGTTGCAAACGAAAATTATCCTCAAAATAGAATCTTGGCCCGCCTAGAATCCTACAAAGATTCACACGGGGATCCTGTTGATGCTTCTAAGGTAGTTTCCAAAGAAGGTCCGCGAACTCTGAGCGCCGAAGAAAAACGTAACGGGGTCTCTACCTACGTGACCGCTGCTATACCTGATGCCCAAAGCCGAGACCGATCCCAGCTTTTCCGACAAATTCCCGGACAAAGCAGTTTTAACACAATTGGGAAAGAAACAGGCTGGGTGGTAAACGCATTGGCTTATAATCCAGAAGACAACTGGTTATACGGAATCAGTCAAGGCCGAGTAGGTAACCATTCCTCACCTTATAGCGAACCTGCAGGTTATCAAGGAAAATTCTATACAATCACAAAAGATGATCCTTGCTTTCCCGCCGGCCATCTCCTTCAAATTCATCCAGTAACTGGCGAAGTTAAGAACCTCGGACGTGTAACAGCACCGGGAACCAACAACTATGCCTTCCAAGGAAAAGAAAACACCACCACCCCAAATGATCTATGGGGCGGCATAAATGTGGGCACTTTTACCAAAAATGGGCAATACGTCGTCTCGAATGCTTCAACATCCGGGACAGGTGCTTTATATTCGGTAAACATCAATAATGTCACTGCTCAACCGATCAATAACGCACAAAAATGGATCAACACAAGCAAACGCCTAACTAGCGACTGGTGGCCTGATTCTTTTCTTAGAGGTCCTGATTATGGCCGAAATAAAGACCGTTCTGGGCGCGCTTGGTCAGAGGACTACACTCCGCTTTATGTCCCAGAACAAGCGAATAATGGCTTCACGAAGAAGCAACATATCGCTGGAGATTACATTTGGGGAATTCAAAACGGTTGGAACTCAGATGTTGCGAAAGATGTTAAGAAAGTCTTTATAGAACGCATCAATACTCTCGATGGCACCGTTCATCGATGGGATATTAGTGGTCTCCGTACACGAGCCGGACAAAGTATTCCATCTGGCCACCAGTGGGGCAAAGCGTGGGCAGCCGGAAATTCCATTCTGGGATTCGGTACCGCCAGTAGCGGCGCAACAGCAGACCAAATACAGATTCAGATCACTAATCCAGAATCCAATAACCCCGCTTTTAGCTTGGTTTCCCGAGACAGCTTAGCTCCGAAATCATATAATTCCAACGGAACCTCATCGATTTCTGTAGATGAAAATGTCGTGGACCTTGAAATTCGTAAAACACGTAAAGATATCTCTGAAACTGAAGTAATCTGGGACATCGAAGTAAAGAATGTTTCGAAAGATACTACCAGTTCCGGTTTCATTGCTTACGATACTATTCCTAAAGACTTCGTTGTCACCGAATTGCAAAGCAATAATAGTTCAACACCGATTCCTGCAGGGACTACTAATAAAAGTTTTAGCGTTGGTAACTGGTCTGCATACGTTGGCACACCCATTGCCAACGGCAATACCGTAGTAGAAGCGATTCACGGACAGCTCGAACCAGGTAACTCTGCTATCCTCACCATAAAAGCCACACGTAAAAACAATTCTCTACCAACCGATTGTGTAGAAAATGTTGCAGGAGTTATCGGATTCGATCGCGATCCAAACACTAAACATGTAACAGTTGATAACTCCGGTCTAGACGAATTTGGCAACAAAACCAACGGTGAATATGGTGATGTGGATCGTTACCGCAAAGACAAAGACGGTAAATTGCGTGAATACGGAGACATCACGTCAGATAACTACTGTAAAGCAAGTATCACGGTAGAAAAACGTATCGTAGAGCCCGGACAAGAAAAGACTGAGCATGATCAGCGTACTTTCCCTGCTGACGCAAACACTGCCGGCTGGGAATTCACCACGAACAGTGGTGAACAAAAAGTTCTTCTCGACGGTTTAGAAGGCAAAACATTTACTGATGCGAACCTCCAAGAGCGCACTCCACAAAGCCAGTCCGTTCTGAAAACTTCCAACGGAACTGAATCTGATAAAAAGGGTACCGCCAAATGGCTGGTTAAAAGCTCCGCGGATGTCAAAGATGTTTCCCTTACCGAAAGCCAACAAGAGGGCTTTTCACTTGTGAAACAAACGGATATAAAGAACGCCAAATGTACGTACACCACCGGCATAGGAACTACACCCAAGAACCTCGAGTTCACGAATGTTGAGTCTCCTTCTAACCCGGGCGTAAAATTCAATATTCCATTTAATAAACGTAAAGGTGCGGACATTACCTGCGTATTTGATAATGCGAAGCTCGAGAATAAGGGCAAAGTAACGGTCAAAAAAGCTGAGTACGATCCAAAAATGGACAAGCCGACTGTCTTAGAAAACTTGGGTGGTGCAGAATTTAGCGTTTACGCTGCCAATACGGACAAGTCTTCACCTGATTACACTAAAGTTCTGCACAGCATTAAATATGAGGAAAACCAAGAAGATCACGGCTTATCTTTCGAGGTTAAACCTGGACAAACATATTTCCTTGTAGAAACCAAGGCTCCAACAGGCCTCAGCCTTCTTCCACAACCGTTGAAGCTTGAAACCTATTTAGATAATGACGCAGTCAAAGTCCGAACTGACAATACTCTGAGTGGAACTGTCCAGGGACAGGACAATAGCATCACAATCACTGTTAATGATGTTAAAACCGGAAATCTACCACGCTCAGGAGGCCCCGGAATCTCACTCTTCGGCATCCTCGCCCTTGGACTATTCGGAGTTACTACAACACTGATAAGGCGTCAGCACAACGTCTAA
- a CDS encoding SpaH/EbpB family LPXTG-anchored major pilin: MKRATQRMLWTQVHSTTTGEQMFNKLRKMAVVAVTAGALVLTGGIAQADNGKAPDSVIDASKKGNIHLVKYDDEGKAGSPANGIKLDSSPRQKTIQGIEFSLSQVTKFPISSKFGTFSGKPIDITDVAQLTALAKLSASDVTQDMLTPSKTPENATPGANGSFKTGNKGEIDWKDLKLGVYILRETNSTVGEVTYKAAPDSLIFLPTTNPENQTEWLVDTDGNYGIWIYPKNSKDENTKFVDDAKSNVGDTITYTIEASIPATKVLDLKDQKDGLETNLNEFAFFDHLDEKLELTTNSRVFLSTAISKEKALSSFKSNTTSLVQDSDYKVTIKGQKLFVAFDVPGLNKLGKAKAADNQNELKAYLIFQPTVKKSGIIPNKAIVFKNNGSGKGDITKNPTTPPSEPGKGAKTKTVVSAWGKIEIVKKDDTGKPLPDAVFQVYGVTEDGIDYKTPVKVGNTNKWTTAKDTGKVVIDGLHANNLEDSEAKDATYKKYALVEIEAPAGFELNPKPIFFTIDASNVQKITTESTWKLDEEGKVIPESETTKTTVEESASSITDNIQTLFRTVDVINIKSKPKLPLTGGAGITIFGLLGAAIIGGGIFAAKRNSKKA; the protein is encoded by the coding sequence ATGAAACGTGCTACTCAGCGAATGTTATGGACACAAGTCCACAGCACGACAACAGGAGAACAAATGTTTAATAAATTGCGCAAGATGGCCGTTGTTGCCGTCACCGCAGGCGCCCTAGTCCTCACGGGCGGTATCGCCCAAGCGGACAATGGCAAAGCGCCAGACTCGGTCATTGACGCCAGCAAAAAGGGAAATATACACCTAGTCAAATATGACGACGAAGGTAAAGCTGGCTCTCCAGCAAATGGAATAAAGCTTGATAGTAGCCCTCGACAAAAGACAATTCAAGGAATTGAATTTTCACTTTCGCAAGTAACCAAATTTCCAATTTCTAGTAAATTTGGGACATTTTCCGGAAAGCCAATTGACATTACAGACGTTGCGCAACTCACCGCGCTAGCCAAGCTATCAGCATCTGACGTCACACAGGACATGTTAACACCTTCCAAAACGCCTGAAAACGCAACCCCGGGTGCAAATGGTTCTTTTAAGACCGGAAATAAAGGCGAGATCGATTGGAAAGACCTTAAGCTCGGCGTGTACATCCTGAGGGAAACAAATTCAACTGTAGGAGAGGTTACATATAAAGCCGCTCCGGATTCATTAATCTTCTTACCTACAACAAACCCTGAGAACCAGACTGAATGGCTTGTCGACACGGACGGTAATTATGGCATTTGGATTTATCCAAAAAACTCCAAGGACGAAAACACAAAGTTTGTAGATGACGCTAAATCGAACGTCGGCGATACCATTACCTACACAATCGAGGCATCAATTCCAGCTACCAAAGTACTCGATCTTAAAGACCAAAAAGATGGCCTAGAAACAAATCTTAATGAGTTTGCGTTCTTCGATCACTTAGATGAAAAATTAGAGTTAACAACCAATTCACGAGTTTTTCTATCAACAGCAATTTCTAAAGAAAAAGCACTTTCATCATTTAAGAGCAACACAACCAGTTTAGTTCAGGATTCTGACTATAAAGTGACCATTAAAGGTCAGAAACTGTTTGTAGCTTTTGACGTACCCGGACTAAACAAACTTGGAAAGGCAAAAGCAGCTGACAACCAGAACGAATTAAAAGCCTACTTAATTTTCCAGCCCACAGTCAAAAAGTCAGGAATTATTCCAAACAAAGCGATTGTATTCAAAAATAACGGCTCCGGTAAAGGCGATATAACGAAAAACCCGACTACTCCACCATCAGAGCCAGGGAAGGGCGCTAAAACAAAAACTGTTGTATCCGCTTGGGGAAAAATCGAGATCGTCAAGAAGGATGATACAGGAAAGCCCCTTCCGGACGCAGTTTTCCAGGTTTACGGTGTCACCGAAGACGGAATCGACTATAAGACCCCTGTGAAGGTGGGAAATACAAACAAGTGGACCACCGCAAAAGACACCGGAAAAGTTGTTATTGATGGTCTTCACGCAAACAATCTCGAAGACTCAGAGGCAAAAGATGCAACATATAAAAAATATGCACTTGTCGAAATAGAAGCACCTGCAGGGTTTGAGCTGAATCCTAAACCAATTTTCTTCACTATCGACGCTTCGAATGTCCAAAAGATTACAACAGAATCAACTTGGAAGCTTGATGAAGAAGGCAAGGTTATACCAGAATCAGAGACAACCAAAACGACAGTTGAGGAATCCGCTAGTTCCATCACCGACAATATCCAAACGCTTTTCCGCACGGTTGATGTTATCAACATCAAGTCCAAGCCAAAGCTTCCACTCACTGGTGGCGCTGGTATCACGATCTTCGGTCTGCTTGGCGCAGCGATTATCGGTGGTGGAATCTTCGCCGCTAAACGCAACAGCAAGAAAGCCTAA